The following proteins are co-located in the Pseudomonas fluorescens genome:
- a CDS encoding pantothenate kinase, whose translation MILELDCGNSFIKWRVLDSHMARVSAEGIVGSDLALIESLVAIPELSLTRCRLVSVRASQETGQLVEALQGAFGVVVSCAAPAREMAGVRNGYEEYERLGLDRWLAMLGGFKLAAGACLVLDFGTAATADFIAADGEHLGGFICPGMPLMRSQLRTHTRKIRYDDVAAEQAVERLSPGRTTVEAVERGCTLMLRGFVLTQLELAQSYWGDNFTVFLTGGDADLVSDAVPQARLVPDLVFVGLAMACPLS comes from the coding sequence ATGATTCTTGAGCTCGACTGTGGGAATAGCTTTATCAAATGGCGTGTACTTGATTCGCACATGGCCCGGGTATCTGCCGAAGGTATTGTCGGTTCGGATCTCGCATTGATTGAGAGTCTGGTAGCAATACCCGAGCTTTCTCTGACGCGCTGCCGTTTGGTGAGTGTTCGTGCTTCGCAGGAAACTGGGCAGCTAGTTGAGGCGTTGCAGGGGGCTTTTGGTGTCGTAGTGTCCTGTGCGGCTCCAGCGCGAGAAATGGCGGGTGTTCGTAATGGCTACGAAGAGTATGAGCGCCTCGGGCTTGATCGTTGGTTGGCAATGCTGGGGGGGTTCAAATTAGCGGCAGGCGCTTGTCTGGTGCTCGATTTCGGTACGGCGGCGACTGCAGACTTTATTGCTGCTGACGGCGAGCACCTCGGCGGCTTCATATGTCCTGGGATGCCCCTTATGCGCAGTCAGCTGCGAACCCACACGCGTAAGATTCGCTACGACGACGTGGCGGCCGAGCAAGCTGTGGAGCGTCTCTCGCCGGGCCGGACGACTGTGGAGGCCGTTGAGCGGGGTTGTACGCTGATGCTCAGGGGGTTTGTATTGACCCAGCTCGAGTTGGCTCAGAGCTATTGGGGCGATAATTTTACGGTTTTTCTAACCGGAGGGGATGCTGACCTGGTCTCGGATGCTGTGCCGCAGGCTCGCCTGGTTCCTGATCTGGTTTTTGTTGGTCTGGCGATGGCGTGCCCCTTGTCCTGA
- the birA gene encoding bifunctional biotin--[acetyl-CoA-carboxylase] ligase/biotin operon repressor BirA — MLTLLELLKDGRFHSGEALGAALGVSRSAVWKQLQHLESELNLPIHKVRGRGYQLASPLVFLSAKEIEANAASLVWPVYISDSIDSTNAEALRLVDAGRTAPFLVLAEQQTAGRGRRGRKWVSPFAQNVYYSLVLRIDGGLRQLEGLSLVVGLAVMRCLRELGVQGAALKWPNDVLVGHKKIAGILLELVGDPADICHVVLGIGINVNMQKAAEVDQEWTSVQLETGSTVDRNYLVARLGLQLQSHLQRHAAFGFTALQEEWEHNHLWQGRAVSLIAGVNQIDGVVLGIDHQGALRLDVDGVEKIYSGGELSLRLRDDS; from the coding sequence ATGCTGACGTTGTTAGAACTTCTGAAAGATGGCCGATTCCACTCTGGAGAGGCGCTGGGGGCTGCCCTGGGCGTCAGTCGCAGTGCTGTTTGGAAGCAGCTCCAGCATCTTGAGTCTGAATTGAACCTGCCCATTCATAAAGTCCGTGGCAGGGGGTATCAGCTTGCGTCGCCGTTGGTTTTTCTGAGCGCTAAAGAAATTGAAGCGAATGCTGCTTCTTTGGTGTGGCCCGTTTACATCTCGGATTCCATTGACTCCACCAATGCCGAAGCTTTGCGTCTTGTCGACGCTGGCCGTACCGCGCCATTTCTGGTGCTTGCTGAGCAGCAAACCGCAGGAAGGGGTAGGCGAGGCCGTAAGTGGGTTAGCCCGTTTGCTCAGAATGTCTATTACAGCCTTGTCTTGCGCATTGACGGGGGCTTGCGACAGTTAGAGGGGCTTAGTCTTGTTGTCGGCTTGGCGGTCATGCGGTGCCTTCGCGAACTAGGTGTCCAGGGGGCGGCCTTGAAGTGGCCAAATGACGTCCTGGTTGGGCACAAGAAAATTGCCGGTATCTTGCTGGAGTTGGTGGGAGATCCCGCAGATATTTGCCACGTTGTGCTTGGTATAGGTATCAACGTAAACATGCAAAAGGCTGCAGAGGTCGATCAGGAGTGGACGTCAGTACAGCTGGAAACAGGATCTACTGTCGATCGCAATTACCTGGTTGCACGCCTGGGGCTTCAATTGCAAAGTCATCTGCAGCGACATGCAGCTTTCGGCTTTACTGCGCTCCAGGAGGAGTGGGAGCACAATCATTTGTGGCAGGGGCGGGCCGTATCGCTGATTGCGGGCGTTAACCAAATTGATGGGGTTGTGCTAGGGATCGACCACCAAGGCGCGTTGCGCTTGGATGTCGATGGTGTTGAGAAAATATACAGCGGTGGTGAGTTAAGCCTGAGGTTGCGTGATGATTCTTGA
- the tyrS gene encoding tyrosine--tRNA ligase, whose translation MKSVEEQLALIKRGAEELLVEAELIEKLKRGQPLRIKAGFDPTAPDLHLGHAVLINKLRQFQELGHQVIFLIGDFTGMIGDPSGKSATRPPLTREQVLDNAETYKTQVFKILDPAKTEVAFNSTWMDQMGPADFIRLTSQYTVARMLERDDFDKRYSTNQPIAIHEFLYPLVQGYDSVALRADVELGGTDQKFNLLMGRELQRAYGQEAQCILTMPLLEGLDGVKKMSKSLGNYVGIQEAPGVMYGKLVSIPDALMWRYFELLSFRSMDEINALRAEVEAGANPRDVKIKLAEEIVARFHGEEAAASAHRAAGNRMKDGELPDDLPEIELTAAEAMPIAAVLNKAGLVKNSAVARDLLGSGGVRIDGEVVDRTFIYELGATHVCQAGKKAFARITLKSE comes from the coding sequence ATGAAGTCGGTTGAAGAGCAGCTAGCGCTGATAAAACGTGGTGCGGAAGAACTGTTGGTCGAGGCCGAGCTGATCGAAAAGCTCAAGCGTGGCCAGCCCCTGCGTATTAAGGCTGGCTTCGATCCAACGGCGCCAGACCTGCACTTGGGTCATGCCGTGCTTATTAACAAGCTGCGCCAGTTCCAGGAACTGGGGCACCAGGTCATCTTCCTTATAGGTGACTTCACCGGGATGATCGGTGATCCGAGCGGCAAGAGCGCCACGCGCCCACCGTTGACGCGTGAGCAGGTTCTCGATAATGCCGAGACCTACAAGACTCAGGTGTTCAAGATTCTCGATCCGGCCAAGACCGAGGTGGCATTCAACTCCACCTGGATGGACCAGATGGGGCCGGCAGATTTCATTCGCCTCACCTCCCAGTACACTGTGGCACGTATGCTTGAGCGTGATGATTTTGACAAGCGCTACTCCACCAATCAGCCTATTGCGATTCATGAGTTCCTCTACCCGCTGGTACAAGGGTATGACTCGGTGGCACTGCGCGCGGACGTTGAGCTTGGCGGCACCGATCAGAAGTTCAACCTGCTGATGGGGCGTGAGTTGCAGCGCGCATACGGCCAAGAGGCTCAGTGCATTCTGACCATGCCGTTGCTGGAGGGGTTGGATGGCGTCAAGAAGATGTCCAAGTCCTTGGGTAACTATGTGGGTATCCAGGAAGCGCCGGGTGTTATGTATGGCAAGCTGGTTTCGATTCCAGATGCGCTGATGTGGCGTTACTTCGAGCTGCTGAGCTTCCGTTCGATGGATGAGATTAATGCGCTGCGCGCTGAAGTCGAGGCGGGCGCCAATCCGCGTGATGTGAAGATCAAGTTGGCGGAGGAGATTGTTGCGCGCTTCCACGGTGAGGAGGCTGCGGCGAGTGCTCATCGTGCGGCGGGTAACCGTATGAAGGATGGCGAGCTGCCGGATGATCTGCCGGAGATCGAATTGACTGCTGCTGAAGCGATGCCGATCGCTGCCGTCCTTAATAAGGCGGGCCTGGTGAAGAACTCTGCGGTTGCTCGCGACCTTTTGGGTTCCGGTGGTGTGCGTATAGATGGTGAGGTTGTCGATCGCACCTTTATATACGAGCTGGGCGCTACCCATGTTTGTCAGGCTGGCAAGAAGGCATTTGCGCGTATTACGCTCAAATCCGAATAA
- a CDS encoding peptidoglycan DD-metalloendopeptidase family protein has product MTTEPSKAPPLYPKTHLLAASGIAALLSLALLVFPSSDVEAKRTSLSLDLESPVEQLTQDQDASDAQQATNAPADSPFAQIESTPEDTQHAAQEPAAAVPQKNPLHREVIVAKGDTLSTLFEKVGLPTSAVNEVLASDKQAKQFTQLKHGQKLEFELAPNGQLKNLHSNVSDLESITLTKGAKGFAFNRITTKPVMRSAYVHGVINSSLSQSAARAGLSHSMTMDMASVFGYDIDFAQDIRQGDEFDVIYEQKVANGKVVGTGAILSARFTNRGKTYTAVRYTNKQGNSSYYTADGNSMRKAFIRTPVDFARISSRFSMGRKHPILNKIRAHKGVDYAAPRGTPIKAAGDGKVLLAGRRGGYGNTVIIQHGNTYRTLYGHMQGFAKGVSTGSNVKQGQVIGYIGTTGLSTGPHLHYEFQVNGVHVDPLGQKLPMADPIAKAERARFLQQSQPLMARMDQERSTLLASAKR; this is encoded by the coding sequence ATGACCACAGAACCGTCTAAAGCGCCGCCGCTTTACCCGAAGACCCACCTGCTCGCCGCAAGTGGTATCGCCGCCCTTCTCAGCCTGGCACTCCTGGTATTCCCTTCCAGTGACGTAGAAGCCAAACGAACATCCCTGAGCCTTGACCTGGAAAGTCCAGTTGAACAACTGACACAAGATCAAGACGCTTCTGACGCGCAACAAGCCACAAACGCGCCAGCCGATTCACCGTTTGCACAGATAGAAAGCACACCCGAAGACACTCAACACGCCGCTCAAGAGCCGGCTGCAGCGGTCCCCCAAAAGAATCCCCTGCACCGCGAAGTCATCGTCGCCAAAGGCGATACGCTTTCAACGCTGTTCGAAAAGGTCGGCCTGCCCACCTCTGCTGTTAATGAGGTGCTGGCCAGCGATAAACAAGCCAAGCAATTTACCCAGCTCAAACACGGCCAGAAGCTTGAGTTCGAATTGGCGCCCAATGGCCAACTGAAGAACCTGCACAGCAATGTCAGCGACCTCGAAAGCATTACCCTCACCAAGGGCGCCAAAGGCTTTGCCTTCAATCGCATCACCACCAAACCGGTAATGCGCTCAGCTTACGTGCACGGTGTGATCAACAGTTCATTGTCACAATCGGCCGCCCGCGCCGGCTTGTCACACAGCATGACCATGGACATGGCCAGCGTATTTGGCTACGACATCGATTTCGCCCAGGACATTCGCCAGGGTGACGAATTCGACGTGATCTACGAACAGAAAGTAGCCAACGGTAAGGTGGTCGGCACCGGCGCCATTCTTTCCGCGCGCTTCACCAACCGTGGCAAGACCTACACCGCTGTTCGCTACACCAACAAACAAGGCAATAGCAGCTACTACACCGCTGATGGCAATAGCATGCGCAAAGCCTTCATCCGCACGCCAGTGGACTTCGCTCGCATCAGTTCGCGTTTCTCCATGGGTCGCAAGCATCCAATCCTCAACAAAATCCGCGCCCACAAAGGCGTCGACTATGCCGCTCCACGTGGCACGCCAATCAAAGCGGCCGGTGATGGCAAGGTCCTGCTGGCCGGACGTCGCGGTGGCTACGGCAATACCGTGATCATCCAGCACGGCAACACCTACCGCACGCTGTACGGCCATATGCAAGGGTTTGCCAAAGGCGTCTCCACGGGCAGCAACGTGAAGCAAGGCCAGGTGATCGGCTACATCGGCACTACCGGCCTGTCCACCGGCCCGCATTTGCACTATGAGTTCCAGGTCAACGGCGTCCACGTCGACCCATTGGGCCAGAAGCTGCCGATGGCCGACCCTATCGCCAAAGCCGAGCGCGCGCGCTTCCTGCAACAAAGCCAGCCATTGATGGCACGCATGGACCAGGAGCGCTCTACCCTGCTGGCCTCGGCGAAGCGTTAA
- a CDS encoding anhydro-N-acetylmuramic acid kinase, with protein MPLYIGVMSGTSLDGLDIALIEQAPAINLIATHYIPMPETLRAELLGLCASGPDEIARSAIAQQHWVTLAAQGIHALLAQQNLTPQDIRAIGSHGQTIRHEPARGFTVQIGNPALLTELTGITVVSDFRSRDVAAGGQGAPLVPAFHEALFGERTGNRAVLNIGGFSNLSLIETGKPVAGFDCGPGNVLLDAWINHQRGEQFDRDGQWAASGKVETQLLNALLSDPFFLTRGPKSTGREVFNLGWLQHHLGRLPAFQPEDVQATLLELTASTIVESLQAAQADTETLLVCGGGAHNAALMSRLAALLPSTQVSSTATYGVDPDWVEAMAFAWLAHCCLEGIAANRPSVTGAHGLRVLGAIYPA; from the coding sequence ATGCCGCTCTATATAGGCGTGATGTCCGGGACCAGCCTCGATGGCCTGGACATCGCTCTGATCGAGCAAGCCCCGGCGATCAACTTGATCGCCACTCACTACATTCCTATGCCTGAAACCCTGCGCGCCGAACTGCTAGGCCTGTGCGCCAGCGGCCCTGACGAAATCGCCCGCTCGGCGATTGCCCAGCAACACTGGGTGACACTTGCAGCCCAAGGCATCCACGCCTTGCTGGCCCAGCAGAACCTCACGCCTCAGGACATTCGCGCAATTGGCAGCCACGGCCAGACCATTCGCCACGAACCTGCACGGGGCTTTACCGTACAGATCGGCAACCCGGCCCTGCTGACCGAGCTGACTGGCATTACCGTCGTCAGTGATTTTCGCAGTCGCGACGTTGCCGCCGGAGGCCAGGGTGCACCATTAGTGCCGGCCTTTCATGAAGCATTATTCGGGGAACGTACCGGCAACCGCGCGGTGTTAAATATCGGCGGGTTCAGCAACCTCAGCCTGATCGAGACCGGCAAACCTGTCGCCGGCTTCGACTGCGGCCCAGGCAACGTGTTGCTTGACGCCTGGATTAACCATCAACGTGGCGAACAGTTTGATCGCGACGGCCAATGGGCCGCCAGTGGCAAAGTCGAGACTCAGCTGCTCAACGCGCTGCTCAGCGACCCCTTCTTCCTGACCAGGGGCCCGAAAAGTACCGGCCGTGAAGTCTTCAACCTGGGATGGCTGCAACATCACCTCGGCCGATTGCCGGCGTTTCAACCCGAGGATGTACAAGCAACCCTGCTTGAGCTGACCGCATCGACCATCGTCGAGTCCCTGCAAGCCGCACAAGCCGACACCGAAACCTTGTTGGTCTGTGGTGGCGGCGCGCATAACGCCGCACTGATGAGCCGTCTGGCGGCGCTGTTGCCGTCCACCCAAGTGAGCAGCACCGCCACTTACGGCGTGGACCCCGACTGGGTTGAAGCCATGGCCTTCGCCTGGCTGGCCCATTGCTGCCTGGAAGGCATCGCCGCCAACCGCCCGAGCGTCACCGGCGCACACGGGCTGCGGGTGCTGGGCGCGATCTACCCCGCCTGA
- the erpA gene encoding iron-sulfur cluster insertion protein ErpA produces MSVESFTPTALQFTHGAAHKVKSLVDEEGNDRLKLRVFVTGGGCSGFQYGFTFDEDVADDDTIVEREGVSLVVDPMSFQYLAGAEVDYQEGLEGSRFVIKNPNATTTCGCGSSFSI; encoded by the coding sequence ATGAGCGTTGAGTCCTTCACCCCCACGGCTTTGCAATTCACCCACGGTGCTGCGCACAAGGTGAAGAGCCTGGTCGATGAAGAGGGTAATGATCGCTTGAAGCTGCGCGTATTTGTTACGGGCGGCGGTTGTTCAGGGTTTCAGTACGGTTTTACCTTCGATGAAGATGTAGCCGATGATGACACCATCGTCGAGCGCGAGGGCGTCAGCCTGGTCGTGGACCCGATGAGCTTCCAATACCTGGCAGGTGCCGAGGTGGATTACCAGGAAGGGCTTGAAGGTTCGCGTTTCGTGATCAAGAACCCAAACGCCACCACCACCTGTGGTTGCGGGTCTTCGTTCTCGATCTGA
- the argC gene encoding N-acetyl-gamma-glutamyl-phosphate reductase: MVKVGIVGGTGYTGVELLRLLAQHPQAEVVVITSRSEAGLAVADMYPNLRGHYDGLAFSVPDIKTLGACDVVFFATPHGVAHALAGELLAAGTKVIDLSADFRLQDADEWAKWYGQPHGAPELLEEAVYGLPEVNREHIKQARLIAVPGCYPTATQLGFLPLLEAGLADTSRLIADCKSGVSGAGRGAAVGSLYSETSESMKAYAVKGHRHLPEIRQGLRRAAGKDVGLTFVPHLTPMIRGIHSTLYATVVDRSVDLQALFEKRYANEPFVDVMPAGSHPETRSVRGANVCRIAIHRPQDGDLVVVLSVIDNLVKGASGQAVQNMNILFGLDEKLGLSHAGMLP, translated from the coding sequence ATGGTCAAGGTCGGTATCGTCGGCGGCACGGGTTACACCGGTGTCGAATTGCTGCGTCTGTTGGCTCAGCATCCGCAAGCTGAGGTGGTGGTCATCACCTCCCGATCCGAGGCCGGGCTGGCCGTTGCCGACATGTACCCGAACCTGCGAGGTCACTATGACGGCCTGGCATTCAGCGTTCCGGACATCAAGACCCTCGGCGCGTGTGATGTGGTGTTCTTTGCTACCCCGCACGGAGTGGCCCATGCACTGGCTGGCGAACTGCTGGCTGCCGGGACCAAAGTCATTGATCTGTCGGCTGACTTCCGTCTACAGGACGCCGATGAGTGGGCCAAGTGGTACGGCCAGCCGCACGGCGCTCCTGAGTTGTTGGAGGAGGCGGTGTATGGCCTGCCGGAAGTCAATCGCGAGCACATCAAGCAGGCGCGCCTGATTGCGGTGCCGGGTTGCTATCCCACCGCGACGCAGTTGGGGTTCCTGCCATTGCTGGAAGCCGGGTTGGCGGACACTTCGCGCCTGATTGCGGACTGCAAGTCGGGCGTCAGCGGCGCCGGTCGTGGTGCTGCCGTGGGTTCGTTGTACTCCGAGACCTCGGAAAGCATGAAGGCCTATGCAGTAAAAGGACATCGTCATTTGCCGGAAATCCGCCAGGGGCTGCGTCGTGCTGCCGGTAAGGATGTGGGCCTGACCTTCGTTCCGCACCTGACGCCGATGATCCGTGGCATTCACTCCACGCTGTACGCAACCGTTGTCGATCGCTCGGTAGACCTGCAGGCGCTGTTTGAAAAGCGTTATGCCAACGAACCGTTCGTCGATGTAATGCCTGCCGGCAGCCACCCGGAAACCCGCAGCGTGCGCGGCGCCAACGTGTGCCGTATCGCGATTCACCGGCCGCAGGATGGCGACTTGGTGGTGGTGTTGTCGGTGATCGATAACCTGGTCAAAGGCGCGTCGGGCCAGGCGGTGCAGAACATGAACATCCTGTTCGGCCTGGACGAGAAGCTGGGCTTGTCCCATGCGGGCATGTTGCCTTAA
- the hemJ gene encoding protoporphyrinogen oxidase HemJ, with protein sequence MLYLWVKAFHIVSIVCWFAALFYLPRLFVYHAQSEDTVSKERFSVMERKLYRGIMGPAMIASLVFGAWLIYLNPAIFQSGAWIHAKLTLVVLLIGYHHMCGGQVKRFARGENTRSHVFYRWFNEVPVLILLAIVILVVVKPF encoded by the coding sequence ATGCTCTATCTATGGGTCAAAGCCTTCCACATCGTCAGCATCGTCTGCTGGTTTGCCGCGCTGTTCTACCTGCCACGCCTGTTCGTCTACCACGCACAAAGTGAAGACACCGTCAGCAAAGAACGCTTCAGCGTCATGGAGCGCAAGCTGTACCGCGGCATCATGGGCCCGGCGATGATTGCCAGCCTGGTGTTCGGGGCTTGGCTGATCTACCTCAACCCCGCCATCTTTCAATCCGGCGCGTGGATCCACGCCAAGCTGACGCTGGTGGTACTGCTGATCGGCTACCACCATATGTGCGGCGGACAGGTAAAACGCTTCGCCCGTGGCGAAAACACCCGCAGCCACGTCTTTTATCGCTGGTTCAACGAAGTGCCCGTTCTGATATTGCTGGCTATCGTAATTTTGGTCGTGGTCAAACCGTTCTAA
- a CDS encoding NAD(P)H-dependent flavin oxidoreductase gives MSLPALLEQRLRLPVVAAPMFLISNPQLVLACCRNGVVGSFPALNQRESSGFKAWLEEIEAGLAPLDNPAPYAVNLIVHNSNPRLEADLAICVEHKVPIVITSLGAVKELVDAVHSYGGLVFHDVTTRRHAEKAAEAGVDGLIAVAAGAGGHAGTWSPFSLIAEIRQFFDKTLLLAGCLNHGHEILAAQVLGADLAYFGTRFIGTTESHAPDAYKEMLLTSRAADIVHTPAVSGVPASFMRQSLENAGFDLAALQGKGEVNFGSKLKPLSDEAKAWKTVWSAGQGVGEINDLPSVDELIARLDAEYRKAREQAAQLRWPR, from the coding sequence ATGTCATTGCCTGCTTTGCTCGAACAACGTCTGCGCTTGCCCGTCGTGGCTGCACCGATGTTTCTGATTTCCAACCCGCAACTGGTCCTGGCTTGCTGTCGCAATGGGGTGGTCGGGAGCTTCCCGGCGCTCAACCAGCGCGAAAGCAGCGGTTTCAAGGCCTGGCTGGAAGAAATCGAAGCGGGCCTGGCACCACTGGACAACCCTGCGCCGTATGCCGTGAACCTGATCGTGCACAACAGCAACCCACGGCTGGAAGCCGACCTGGCGATCTGCGTCGAGCACAAAGTACCGATCGTCATCACCAGCCTGGGCGCAGTAAAGGAATTGGTCGACGCCGTGCACAGCTACGGCGGCCTGGTGTTTCACGATGTCACCACTCGGCGCCATGCCGAGAAAGCCGCAGAAGCCGGTGTTGACGGCCTGATTGCCGTGGCTGCAGGTGCCGGCGGCCATGCGGGCACGTGGAGCCCATTTTCGCTGATTGCCGAGATTCGCCAATTCTTCGACAAGACCCTGCTGCTGGCCGGTTGCCTCAACCATGGGCACGAGATTCTCGCCGCCCAGGTGCTGGGCGCTGACCTGGCGTACTTCGGCACGCGCTTTATCGGCACGACTGAAAGCCACGCCCCGGATGCCTATAAAGAGATGCTGCTCACATCGCGCGCCGCCGACATCGTGCACACTCCCGCAGTCTCTGGCGTACCTGCGAGCTTTATGCGCCAGAGCCTGGAAAACGCCGGTTTCGACCTCGCTGCCTTACAAGGCAAAGGTGAAGTAAACTTCGGCTCCAAGCTCAAACCGTTGAGCGACGAGGCCAAAGCCTGGAAAACTGTATGGTCCGCCGGCCAGGGCGTCGGTGAGATTAATGATTTGCCCAGCGTCGATGAACTGATTGCCCGCCTGGATGCCGAATACCGCAAGGCTCGCGAGCAGGCAGCACAACTTCGCTGGCCACGCTGA
- a CDS encoding DUF805 domain-containing protein encodes MSDNRFKIVFDGALLPGVESTTAKLNLAELFKSDVAAIEKLFTGRPVALKRDLSRSDAETYLTALKNAGVDARIEPEQPVAFSLAEAHETDSSASDFSRSATSPYAPPRAAVGDHTEEYSTLKVFTINGRIGRLRYLAWTLVLTLAMLVAGGIISTASFAVATASPTAGIILGSLLGFALVVAIVWVSVQIGVQRLHDLGWSGWLWFLHLVPLVNSVFPILLLVLPGNAGANQYGAPPPRNSTAVKVLAALWLAFIPVMFAILVTLGMNGYLNQLEANMDSSYESSSITSDDATDQSVTVDEEDSAQSAEDTAEPVDSPEQ; translated from the coding sequence ATGAGCGACAACCGTTTCAAGATTGTGTTTGACGGGGCCTTGCTCCCGGGTGTCGAAAGCACCACTGCCAAGCTCAACCTCGCCGAACTGTTCAAAAGCGACGTGGCAGCCATCGAAAAGCTTTTTACCGGCCGCCCGGTTGCGCTCAAGCGTGACCTGTCCCGTTCCGATGCCGAAACTTACCTCACAGCACTGAAAAACGCCGGGGTCGATGCACGTATCGAACCTGAGCAACCTGTGGCATTCAGCCTGGCCGAAGCTCACGAGACGGATAGCAGCGCGTCTGACTTCTCACGCTCCGCTACTTCGCCCTACGCTCCACCGCGCGCCGCAGTGGGTGACCACACCGAGGAATACTCGACACTCAAGGTCTTCACTATCAACGGGCGTATCGGGCGTCTGCGGTATCTCGCCTGGACGCTGGTGTTGACCCTGGCAATGCTGGTCGCTGGCGGCATCATCAGCACCGCGAGCTTTGCCGTGGCGACCGCCTCGCCGACCGCCGGCATCATTCTCGGCTCGCTGCTGGGCTTCGCGCTGGTTGTTGCGATTGTCTGGGTCAGTGTGCAAATCGGTGTGCAACGCCTGCACGACCTGGGTTGGTCGGGCTGGCTGTGGTTCCTGCACCTGGTGCCCCTGGTGAACAGCGTCTTCCCGATCCTGTTGCTGGTGTTGCCGGGTAACGCCGGCGCCAACCAATACGGCGCACCGCCTCCGCGCAACTCCACTGCAGTGAAAGTGTTGGCGGCCCTGTGGCTGGCATTCATTCCGGTGATGTTCGCCATTCTGGTGACGCTGGGTATGAACGGCTACTTGAACCAACTCGAAGCCAATATGGACAGCAGCTACGAAAGCAGCTCCATCACCTCCGATGACGCCACCGATCAAAGCGTCACCGTTGATGAAGAAGACAGCGCGCAAAGTGCTGAGGACACGGCCGAACCTGTAGACTCTCCAGAACAGTGA
- a CDS encoding SDR family NAD(P)-dependent oxidoreductase, translating to MTRYALITGASSGIGLALAEALARRGRSLILVARQRDQLESIAIELTQRFGVEVLFRACDLGEPLRLSGFLLELEEGERQIDLLVNCAGMGTSGPFLAQDWMTEQDLIEVNILALTRMCHALGNAMALNGGGQILNVASVAAFQPGPWMSSYYASKAYVLHFSEGLREELKTCGIKVSVLCPGPTRTAFFGTAQMDTAKLDRSQQLMSPEEVALYTMRALEKNKAIIIPGRRNRWLAFSPRFSPRWLTRKIAGAINKAYCPR from the coding sequence ATGACCCGTTACGCTCTGATCACCGGCGCCTCCAGCGGCATCGGCCTGGCTTTGGCCGAAGCACTGGCTCGTCGCGGCCGCAGCTTGATTCTGGTGGCCCGCCAGCGTGATCAGTTGGAAAGCATTGCAATCGAATTGACTCAACGCTTTGGCGTCGAGGTGCTGTTTCGTGCCTGCGACCTGGGCGAGCCGTTGCGCTTGTCCGGGTTTCTGCTGGAGCTTGAAGAAGGTGAGCGCCAGATAGACCTGCTGGTCAATTGCGCCGGTATGGGCACCAGCGGGCCGTTCCTGGCCCAGGACTGGATGACCGAGCAAGACCTGATCGAAGTCAACATCCTGGCCCTCACGCGTATGTGTCATGCCCTGGGTAACGCCATGGCCCTGAATGGTGGAGGCCAGATTCTCAACGTTGCCTCGGTCGCGGCCTTTCAACCGGGCCCATGGATGAGCAGTTACTACGCCAGCAAGGCTTATGTGCTGCACTTCTCCGAAGGCCTGCGCGAAGAGCTCAAGACCTGTGGCATCAAGGTCTCGGTCCTCTGCCCCGGCCCGACACGCACTGCGTTCTTCGGCACTGCGCAAATGGACACCGCCAAGCTCGACCGCAGCCAACAGCTGATGAGCCCGGAAGAAGTCGCGCTCTACACCATGCGCGCACTGGAAAAAAACAAAGCCATCATCATTCCCGGGCGGCGCAACCGTTGGCTGGCCTTCAGCCCGCGGTTCAGCCCACGCTGGCTGACGCGCAAGATTGCCGGCGCGATCAACAAGGCCTATTGCCCACGCTGA
- a CDS encoding histidine triad nucleotide-binding protein, with translation MDTLFTKIINREIPAKIIYEDDQVLAFHDIAPMAPVHFLVIPKKPIRTLNDLTEEDKALAGHILFTAQRLAVEQGCEKGFRVVMNCNEDGGQTVYHIHMHVLGQRQMNWPPG, from the coding sequence GTGGATACTCTGTTCACCAAGATCATCAACAGGGAAATACCCGCGAAGATCATCTATGAAGATGACCAGGTCCTCGCCTTCCACGATATTGCCCCAATGGCGCCCGTGCATTTTCTGGTAATTCCGAAAAAGCCGATTCGTACGCTCAACGACCTTACCGAAGAAGACAAAGCCCTCGCTGGCCACATTTTGTTCACCGCTCAGCGATTGGCGGTGGAGCAAGGCTGCGAGAAAGGCTTTCGCGTGGTCATGAACTGCAATGAGGATGGCGGCCAGACCGTTTATCACATTCATATGCACGTGCTGGGTCAGCGCCAGATGAACTGGCCACCGGGCTGA